The following proteins come from a genomic window of Aquabacterium sp. A3:
- a CDS encoding pilus assembly PilX family protein — protein MKPVVSPDRPRGIVLVVVLIMLAVIGLASAFTMKQALNSDVLSQNVRAEALAQEAAQIALAYCEQQAVKDATLIKAHSGPGHWNNLAHWALPSGTSAPVTLSKDDIALEHASFTPSVMPQCMAETSSLSSQVVLVTSRGFSPDYEVDASTGHTLRGAVVWLQSTIRLK, from the coding sequence ATGAAACCTGTGGTTTCTCCAGACCGGCCACGGGGCATTGTGCTGGTCGTGGTGCTGATCATGCTGGCGGTCATCGGGCTGGCCAGCGCGTTCACCATGAAACAGGCCCTCAACAGCGATGTGCTCAGCCAGAACGTGCGCGCCGAAGCGTTGGCGCAGGAGGCCGCACAGATTGCGCTGGCGTACTGCGAACAGCAAGCCGTGAAGGACGCCACCCTGATCAAGGCCCACAGCGGTCCGGGCCACTGGAACAACCTGGCCCACTGGGCGCTGCCGTCCGGCACCAGCGCGCCCGTCACGCTGAGCAAGGACGACATCGCGCTGGAACACGCCTCGTTCACGCCCTCGGTCATGCCCCAGTGCATGGCCGAAACCTCCAGCCTGAGCAGCCAGGTGGTTCTGGTCACATCGCGTGGCTTCAGCCCCGACTACGAGGTCGATGCCAGCACGGGCCACACCCTGCGTGGCGCCGTGGTCTGGCTTCAGTCCACCATCCGTCTGAAATGA
- a CDS encoding PilW family protein encodes MTTHLHGSLRVARHRGLSIVELMVAMALGLVVSGVVLSNYLGSRQAQRTSAALAELTENANLGFNLMRRYISLAGYSEVTGVSETGLTRAYTGKAVFGCSTSFASNVVRGIDQLSCSTQAGSRPDAISVTYQATSSNALMGTRQNSGTSEPRDALGQYLYKGSPTTPDYLAEARFMISATGQFMMAGNGGGSASSSAAPTGHISTAETLFDNVVDMRIWYGLSGTGSDGKPNQQVSTYTQAQDIGGVEQSGWHQVTSVRVCLLLASAQEVLDSKMDYFDCDAQTAEAPSPVTAPDRRYYRAFTTTIHIPNRLGG; translated from the coding sequence ATGACCACGCACCTGCATGGCAGCCTGCGCGTCGCGCGTCACCGTGGCCTGAGCATCGTCGAGCTCATGGTGGCCATGGCCCTGGGGCTGGTGGTCTCTGGCGTGGTGCTGTCCAACTACCTTGGTTCGCGTCAGGCACAACGCACGAGCGCCGCCCTCGCCGAGCTCACCGAGAACGCCAACCTGGGCTTCAACCTCATGCGCCGCTACATCAGTCTGGCGGGCTACAGCGAAGTGACGGGCGTCAGCGAGACCGGCTTGACACGCGCGTACACCGGCAAGGCGGTGTTTGGCTGCAGCACCTCCTTTGCCAGCAATGTGGTGCGTGGCATCGACCAGCTGAGCTGCAGCACCCAAGCAGGCAGCCGGCCTGATGCCATCTCGGTGACCTATCAGGCCACCAGCAGCAACGCCCTGATGGGCACACGCCAGAACAGCGGCACATCCGAGCCTCGAGACGCGCTGGGGCAGTACCTTTACAAAGGCTCGCCCACCACCCCGGACTACCTGGCGGAGGCGCGCTTCATGATCAGCGCCACGGGCCAGTTCATGATGGCCGGCAACGGCGGTGGCAGCGCCAGCTCGTCGGCTGCGCCGACCGGCCACATCAGCACGGCCGAAACCCTGTTCGACAACGTGGTCGACATGCGCATCTGGTACGGCCTGAGCGGCACGGGCAGCGATGGCAAGCCCAACCAGCAAGTCAGCACCTACACGCAGGCGCAGGACATCGGCGGGGTCGAGCAGTCGGGGTGGCACCAGGTCACGTCCGTGCGGGTGTGCCTGCTGCTGGCCAGCGCGCAAGAGGTGCTCGATTCGAAGATGGACTACTTCGACTGCGACGCACAAACCGCCGAGGCACCATCGCCCGTCACCGCCCCTGATCGCCGCTACTACCGGGCGTTCACCACCACCATCCACATCCCCAACCGCCTGGGAGGTTGA
- the pilV gene encoding type IV pilus modification protein PilV, with amino-acid sequence MPELRSRPPRQHAGATLIEVLVAFLIISFGMLALLALQNNAIQYNKTTEYRSLATMLAMDLAERMRANREQALGGAYDLAGSPSAPDAMPERVPCFSAATEEQPAVSCTSATLALQDTSEWQRLLFMNLPGGRAHVEVIRDEAKDVQATANIWVAWDAPGGGHDVVGDTDHNTKECASALQPDADDPSQPGASMPRCAYFNIAL; translated from the coding sequence ATGCCTGAACTGCGCTCCAGACCGCCCCGACAACACGCAGGCGCCACGCTGATCGAGGTGCTGGTGGCGTTCCTGATCATCTCCTTTGGCATGCTGGCCTTGCTGGCCCTGCAGAACAACGCCATCCAGTACAACAAGACCACCGAGTACCGCAGCCTGGCCACCATGCTGGCCATGGACCTGGCCGAGCGCATGCGTGCCAACCGAGAGCAGGCGCTCGGCGGCGCCTACGACCTGGCTGGCAGTCCTTCGGCCCCCGACGCCATGCCCGAGCGGGTGCCATGCTTCAGCGCCGCCACCGAAGAGCAGCCCGCCGTCTCTTGCACGTCCGCCACCCTGGCTTTGCAAGACACCAGTGAGTGGCAACGCCTGCTGTTCATGAACCTGCCTGGCGGGCGGGCTCACGTCGAGGTCATCCGCGACGAGGCCAAGGACGTCCAGGCCACCGCCAACATCTGGGTGGCATGGGACGCCCCAGGGGGCGGGCATGACGTGGTCGGCGACACCGATCACAACACCAAAGAATGCGCCTCGGCCCTGCAGCCAGACGCCGATGACCCATCACAGCCAGGTGCCTCGATGCCACGGTGTGCCTACTTCAACATCGCCTTGTGA
- a CDS encoding GspH/FimT family pseudopilin → MPIHPPNTPGAGPLLTPCKSRGVTLIELMVTVSILAILLAMGAPSMTAFLERQAVGSLAEQFASDVRMARTEAMKRGLPVSMCIRAPSNDPTGTPSCATQAGTRGFAAGWLVFSDFNGDGRLTSADRDVILRDQPAASARVASMRRSGSALAYTLQNTGVMVGASGHVTVLPPSGQAHQRLICVNFAGRARVTDIGKTACNA, encoded by the coding sequence ATGCCCATCCACCCACCCAACACGCCTGGCGCCGGCCCCCTCCTGACCCCCTGCAAATCGCGGGGCGTGACCCTCATTGAATTGATGGTCACCGTGAGCATCCTGGCCATCCTGCTGGCGATGGGCGCGCCGTCGATGACGGCCTTTCTGGAGCGTCAGGCCGTCGGTTCGCTGGCCGAGCAGTTTGCCAGCGATGTGCGCATGGCCCGCACCGAAGCCATGAAACGAGGGCTGCCCGTGTCGATGTGCATCCGCGCCCCATCCAACGACCCGACGGGCACGCCCAGCTGTGCGACCCAGGCCGGCACACGCGGCTTCGCCGCCGGATGGCTGGTCTTCTCGGACTTCAACGGAGACGGGCGCCTCACCAGCGCCGACCGCGACGTGATCCTGCGTGACCAGCCCGCCGCGAGCGCACGGGTGGCCAGCATGCGGCGCAGCGGCAGCGCCCTGGCCTACACCCTGCAGAACACCGGGGTCATGGTGGGGGCCTCAGGCCATGTCACCGTGTTGCCGCCCAGCGGCCAGGCGCATCAGCGCCTGATCTGCGTGAACTTTGCCGGCCGGGCGCGCGTCACGGACATCGGAAAGACCGCTTGCAATGCCTGA
- the ribD gene encoding bifunctional diaminohydroxyphosphoribosylaminopyrimidine deaminase/5-amino-6-(5-phosphoribosylamino)uracil reductase RibD produces MIESPQDAAWLQQALALAHQAIGLSEPNPRVGCVLVGGHGALQGQVLGQGHTQQAGGPHAEVMALREAEARGHSTQGATAYVTLEPCSHHGRTPPCADALVRAGVARVCIALLDPNPLVGGQGVARLQAAGIEVSVLPPDHPVAVGARELNIGFLSRMVRQRPWVRLKVAGSLDGRTALSNGVSQWITGEAARADGQQWRARAGAVLTGIGTVLDDNPRLDVRSVAVARQPVRVVLDARWQTPPDARLLDAPGEAWIMGLPPADERAAQARLALSARAQVLDTPADPTGQRIDLGAALTELARRGVNEVHLEAGARLNASALAGGWVDEVLVYLAPCLIGPGRGLADLPELSTLSGVQRWRFHEVTPVGDDLRLRLRPLSPPGF; encoded by the coding sequence ATGATCGAGTCACCCCAAGATGCGGCATGGCTGCAACAGGCGCTGGCCCTGGCCCACCAGGCCATCGGCCTGTCCGAGCCCAACCCCCGTGTGGGCTGCGTGCTGGTGGGCGGCCACGGCGCGTTGCAGGGGCAGGTGCTGGGCCAGGGCCATACCCAGCAGGCCGGCGGGCCGCATGCCGAAGTCATGGCCCTGCGTGAGGCCGAGGCCCGCGGCCACAGTACCCAGGGCGCCACGGCCTACGTCACGCTCGAGCCCTGTTCGCACCACGGCCGGACGCCGCCTTGCGCCGATGCCCTGGTGCGCGCCGGGGTGGCCCGGGTGTGCATCGCGCTGCTGGACCCCAACCCCCTGGTGGGCGGCCAGGGCGTGGCCCGCTTGCAGGCCGCCGGCATCGAGGTGTCGGTGTTGCCGCCCGATCACCCGGTGGCCGTGGGCGCGAGAGAGCTCAACATCGGCTTTCTGTCCCGCATGGTGCGCCAGCGCCCGTGGGTGCGCCTGAAGGTGGCGGGCTCGCTGGATGGGCGCACGGCCCTGAGCAATGGCGTGAGTCAGTGGATCACGGGCGAGGCCGCACGCGCCGACGGGCAGCAGTGGCGTGCCCGCGCAGGCGCGGTGCTCACCGGCATCGGTACCGTGCTGGACGACAACCCCCGGCTGGACGTGCGCAGCGTGGCGGTGGCCCGCCAGCCCGTGCGCGTGGTGCTGGACGCCCGCTGGCAGACGCCGCCCGATGCCCGCTTGCTGGACGCCCCGGGCGAGGCCTGGATCATGGGCCTGCCGCCTGCTGATGAGCGGGCTGCCCAGGCCCGTCTGGCGCTGTCGGCCCGCGCGCAGGTGCTGGACACGCCAGCCGACCCCACAGGCCAGCGCATCGACCTGGGCGCGGCCTTGACCGAGCTGGCGCGCCGGGGTGTCAATGAAGTGCATCTGGAAGCCGGCGCCCGCCTGAACGCCAGCGCCTTGGCCGGCGGCTGGGTGGACGAGGTTCTGGTGTATCTTGCCCCTTGCCTGATCGGGCCGGGCCGAGGCCTGGCCGATCTGCCTGAGCTGAGCACCTTGTCGGGCGTGCAGCGCTGGCGTTTTCACGAGGTCACCCCCGTGGGCGACGACCTGCGCCTGCGTTTGCGCCCGCTGAGCCCGCCAGGCTTTTGA
- a CDS encoding riboflavin synthase: MFTGIITGLGQITDSQSLGDAPQHGRRLTVQVGPEYLADVGLGDSIAINGACMTVTTLDKAAGRFTFDVSAESLARTVGLDSLGRVNLEKALAAHDRLGGHIVTGHVDGVGDVTVFEPVGESWLLRIRAPQALARFLAYKGSITVNGVSLTVNQVDDAQDGSTQFSINLIPHTLEHTTLGDLKAGARVNLEVDLIARYVERMLGGSLQ, translated from the coding sequence ATGTTCACCGGCATCATCACTGGCCTGGGCCAGATCACCGATTCGCAATCCCTGGGCGACGCCCCCCAGCATGGCCGCCGCCTGACCGTTCAGGTGGGCCCCGAGTACCTGGCCGACGTGGGCCTGGGCGACAGCATCGCCATCAACGGCGCCTGCATGACCGTGACCACATTGGACAAGGCCGCAGGCCGCTTCACCTTTGACGTGTCTGCCGAAAGCCTGGCGCGCACCGTGGGGCTGGACAGCCTGGGTCGGGTCAACCTGGAAAAGGCCCTGGCGGCGCACGACCGCCTGGGTGGCCACATCGTCACTGGCCACGTCGATGGCGTGGGTGACGTGACCGTGTTCGAGCCCGTGGGCGAGTCCTGGTTGCTGCGCATCCGCGCCCCCCAGGCCCTGGCGCGATTCCTGGCCTACAAGGGCTCCATCACCGTCAATGGCGTCAGCCTGACCGTCAACCAGGTGGACGATGCGCAGGATGGCAGCACCCAGTTCAGCATCAACCTCATCCCTCACACCCTGGAGCACACCACCCTGGGCGACCTGAAAGCCGGCGCCCGCGTGAATTTGGAGGTGGACCTGATTGCCCGTTACGTGGAGAGGATGCTGGGCGGCAGCCTACAATGA